GAACTGGTTTTGCAGCTCGGTGAAAGTGCGCTCGTAGATACCGCCCGGGTAACCGGAGTGACGGTAGTACTTCTTGTCTTGAGCCTTGGTACCGGTCACGCGCAGCTTCTCGACGTTCACCACGACGATGAAATCGCCGGTATCGACGTGCGGAGTGAATTCCGGCTTGTGTTTGCCACGCAGGCGGCGGGCGATTTCGGCAGCCAGGCGACCCAGCACCTTATCGGCGGCGTCGACCACGTACCATTCGCGCTTTACCTCATGCGGCTTGGCAGAAAAGGTCTTCATGGAACTCTTCCATCGTAATTCTTGAAAGTTACGGATTCTAGTGCAGTGGCCGCCCTGCTGTCAAACCCTTGTGCGGCAACAGATTTCCATACGGCGGCAAACGGCGGAAATCGACCCGAAAACGGGCCAAAAAAAAAGCGCAACGCTGATGCGTGTTGCGCCAAGTTCCACCTAAGAAGGAGGATGGAGGAGACAACACCAGGAACGCCACAGTGCGTAACGCCCTGATGCAATACCGATTATCGGTATCCCATCGGGATTAGGCAAGCACTTTTTGTGCAGTGCACGATAAGCGATGTGCGCAGATGAGACACCCCAACCCTGCAAGCGAAAACGGACGCCTGCCGGCGTCCGTTTTTCAAAGGCTTTCAGTGATTTACAGCTTGATCGCGGCGTCCAGCGCCAC
This genomic window from Chromobacterium phragmitis contains:
- the rplM gene encoding 50S ribosomal protein L13 gives rise to the protein MKTFSAKPHEVKREWYVVDAADKVLGRLAAEIARRLRGKHKPEFTPHVDTGDFIVVVNVEKLRVTGTKAQDKKYYRHSGYPGGIYERTFTELQNQFPERVLEKAVKGMLPKGPLGYAMIKKLKVYSGAEHPHAAQQPKVLEI